ACCCCAAAGGCCGAGCCCGACCCGAACTCTGGAAAAATATCCGGCGCTTGAAAGGGCACTTCATCACGGATTTCCAGCGTCAACGTCTCGTCGGACATATATGAGATTGCGGTAAGACTTTCAGAAGGCTCGGACGGAACAAGCGCCATCGCTTCGGCGATATAACCAGCTGAGATCGCATCAATTCCCTCCCCCTGACCGATGGGTAGCTCCAACGCAAAGGCGTCGGGAATACAGACTTCCGCGCAGACAAGAAGCGAGAAGTTCCCCCGCAACACGGCGGCTTCTCCGGGGTTTTCCAAAGTCACCTGCAACGGAAAAAGCACTTCATGCGCATATCCGAAATTCTCAATGCCAAAGGCGCGAAACCGTGTTGGCGCAGGATACTGAAAATCTACCGACGCAATATTTTCCGACGCGCTCCAATCAACCTCTGGCGGCAGGCCAACTTCGCCCGGGCTTCTCCAATACGTTTTCCACCCATCTTCGAGTTCTAGATGCAGGCCAGCCGAAAAGGTATGTGCGCCGGATGCGATTCCGTCTTGTGCCGACCGTAACTTCGCATTGAGAGAATTCGATTGATAGGGAACACTTTCAAGCGCAAGAACACTCGTTGCGAACACGGTCATTAGAGCCGCCAAAAGAATTTTCATGCGCATTTCAGCCTCGTTATTAATTCGGGCATGTGTGGAGCCTACTTGGAACACATGCAAATCAGATCGTCGTGAACATTTTTGATGTGACAGACATATGGCACAGGGACCAAACGATGGGAAACGCGACATCTTAACGAGGGACGCTGGGTTGCCTCACGGTGAGTTTACGAGCAAATTCGCCACAAATGCTTGCGCACATTTATCAAACCGCCTTTAAGGGGCTGCAACACTATCTTTCAAAGGATCCCAACATGCTGAGCCGTATCACTGCCACTGTCCTCATTACTTTTCTTGGATTCGTTCCAGCGGCTCAAGCCCAAGATTTCACCGAAGAGCAAATTAAAGAGCTTGTTCTTCAAACAATCCTGGAAAACCCTGACGTCATTCGTTCGGCTCTCATTCTACTGCAACAGCAAGAACAAGCAACCGAGGCCGCCGCCGCAGTTGAGACCCTCGCAGCGCAACGTCAAATGCTGGAACAAGACCCGAATGCGCCCGTTTTGGGCAACCCTGATGGGGATGTGACGGTGGTCGAATTTTTTGACTACAATTGCCCCTACTGCAAAAAAGCGGCCGATGTCGTTGAGGAATTGATCGCCAACGACCCAAATGTACGCGTCGTTTACCGCGAGTGGCCCATCCTAAGTGAAGGATCAGTATATGCCGCCCGCGCCGCATTGGCATCCCGCGAGCAGGGAAAATATGAGGAATTCCATTGGGAGATGATGGAGCAACGCGGCAGGCTCGACGAGAAGTCCGTGCTCAAGATTGCCAAAAGCATTGGTCTAGATTTAGATCGCTTGAAAGAAGATATGAATGCGCCCGAGGTCGACGAACACATTGAAACGACTCATGCGCTTGCGAAAACTCTTGGCTTTGGGGGAACACCCTCTTTTGTGATTGGTGACGCTTTGGCGCCCGGCATGATTGAAATGCCGACAATGATCGAAATGGTCGAAGCCAGCAGAAACAAAACTAACTGAGCCATTTTCGGGCTAAATCTGTGCTAATTTTAGCCCGATGTCGGCGTCTTTTTGCTTGCCGCATCAAAAAGCTAGCGGATTTCCTCTTTTCTCACTAGCATCCCGTACCTATTGCCGCTGAAATTTTGGCGGCCCACGGTGGGGACCGAGCGAACGTATTGAAGTATGCCATTTCCGGCCTTCAATTTTAACGCTTGGAAAAAGTTTTAAGAGGCCATTTTAGTGTCATTGCTTGGTAGAATTGAAAAACTCACACGCGCGCAGAAACGTTTTGTGTTTTTGTTTGTGGACACGTCACTCCTTCCAGTCGCACTTGGATTTACTCTTCTCGTTCAATCTACACCCACTGAACCCTTTGGCTCAAACACAAGTATCATTGCCCAGACGGTAATTCTCATTTGCTTGGCGGCACTATTTACGACCTATCTTAAAATACCAAACATTCGGCTTCGCGATTACGAAATTCGCGCAGCAGGTAAGACTGTCCAGCTTTCCATACTTTTGTCGCTTGCCTTTATGGCAACTGGCAAGCTTTTCGGCCTGCAGTATCCCCTGGGAACTATCATGGTTTTTGGGAATAGCTACTTGTTGTTTGCGGTCACAAGCCGCGTGATGATGCTAAAAATCCTCGAGATGATTTATCTCGCGGGGCATCCTCGGGAACGCCTCATTATCTATGGCGCGGGCCAGACAGGTATGAATTTTGCCAAAGCGATCCAAAGTAAAGAACACTATGAGATTCTAAGCTACGCCGACGACAACCCCGCCATTCAGAGCGTTGCCATTGATGGCATCCCGATTGCGCGCCCTTCCCAAATTCCGCATATCGCCAAGATAAAGCAGGCGCACAAAGTCATCCTTGCCATGCCGTCCCTGTCGTTTGCACGGCAAGTTGCCATTGTTCGACGGTTTGAAAAATTTGGTCTCGAAGTCCTAACACCCTCTGACTTTGCCGAATTGATTGGCGATGAGGAAATGGGGCAAGTCTTCTCCCTGAGTGACCATCAACAGCTACTTGGTCGGGCCAAAGTCGACCACAAAGTGACCGAATTTGGGGACAATTATCGTGGCAAAAATATCCTTGTCACAGGCGCAGGCGGGACAATTGGCTCTGAACTCTGCCGCCAGCTTTTGTCCTGTGGGCCCAAGCAGATCATCCTTTTGGATAGCAGTGAATTTGCCTTATACAACGCGGACATGGACATTTCGAGTTTCGCCAACGAACTTGGAATCGAGGTCAAACCCGTTCTAGGGTCCGTGAGCGATCCAAGATTGGTTGCATCTGTTTTCGCTGAAAATAAGATTGATGTCGTTTTTCATGCCGCGGCGTACAAACACGTGCCTATGGTTGAGATCAACAGCCTCGCAGGACTTGAAAACAACGTTCTTGGAACTGCGACTCTCGCGAAAG
This Falsihalocynthiibacter arcticus DNA region includes the following protein-coding sequences:
- a CDS encoding DsbA family protein, with translation MLSRITATVLITFLGFVPAAQAQDFTEEQIKELVLQTILENPDVIRSALILLQQQEQATEAAAAVETLAAQRQMLEQDPNAPVLGNPDGDVTVVEFFDYNCPYCKKAADVVEELIANDPNVRVVYREWPILSEGSVYAARAALASREQGKYEEFHWEMMEQRGRLDEKSVLKIAKSIGLDLDRLKEDMNAPEVDEHIETTHALAKTLGFGGTPSFVIGDALAPGMIEMPTMIEMVEASRNKTN
- a CDS encoding polysaccharide biosynthesis protein; its protein translation is MSLLGRIEKLTRAQKRFVFLFVDTSLLPVALGFTLLVQSTPTEPFGSNTSIIAQTVILICLAALFTTYLKIPNIRLRDYEIRAAGKTVQLSILLSLAFMATGKLFGLQYPLGTIMVFGNSYLLFAVTSRVMMLKILEMIYLAGHPRERLIIYGAGQTGMNFAKAIQSKEHYEILSYADDNPAIQSVAIDGIPIARPSQIPHIAKIKQAHKVILAMPSLSFARQVAIVRRFEKFGLEVLTPSDFAELIGDEEMGQVFSLSDHQQLLGRAKVDHKVTEFGDNYRGKNILVTGAGGTIGSELCRQLLSCGPKQIILLDSSEFALYNADMDISSFANELGIEVKPVLGSVSDPRLVASVFAENKIDVVFHAAAYKHVPMVEINSLAGLENNVLGTATLAKASHDANAERFILVSSDKAVRPTNVMGASKRMAELVVQDQASRSNTVFSMVRFGNVLGSSGSVVPLFRNQIAHGGPVTVTHSEVTRYFMTVQEASRLVLMAGTFAQGGEVYVLDMGEPVEILNLARRMIEASGCTVKTAENPDGDIEILTTGLRQGEKMHEELLLGEGNITTPHAKIFCAREESLSELEVAAALKALRHAIATTDRNAALDILYGCVEGYAEAASPPAVEM